One Ahaetulla prasina isolate Xishuangbanna chromosome 1, ASM2864084v1, whole genome shotgun sequence DNA window includes the following coding sequences:
- the LOC131188990 gene encoding small ribosomal subunit protein uS11, which translates to MAPRKGKEKKEEQVISLGPQVAEGENVFGVCHIFASFNDTFVHVTDLSGKETICRVTGGMKVKADRDESSPYAAMLAAQDVAQRCKELGITALHIKLRATGGNRTKTPGPGAQSALRALARSGMKIGRIEDVTPIPSDSTRRKGGRRGRRL; encoded by the coding sequence ATGGCTCCCCGTAAgggtaaggaaaagaaggaagagcagGTTATAAGTTTGGGACCACAGGTTGCTGAAGGAGAAAATGTGTTTGGAGTTTGCCACATCTTTGCTTCCTTCAACGATACATTTGTCCATGTTACTGACCTGTCTGGCAAGGAAACTATCTGCCGAGTAACTGGTGGCATGAAAGTGAAGGCCGACAGGGATGAGTCTTCTCCTTATGCTGCTATGCTGGCTGCTCAAGACGTAGCACAAAGATGCAAGGAACTGGGAATCACTGCCCTTCATATCAAACTGCGGGCTACAGGTGGAAATAGAACAAAAACTCCTGGACCCGGAGCTCAGTCAGCTCTCCGGGCTCTGGCTCGGTCTGGCATGAAGATTGGGCGCATTGAGGATGTTACCCCCATTCCTTCAGACAGCACTCGCAGAAAGGGCGGTCGCCGTGGTCGTCGTCTGTAA